In the genome of Campylobacter helveticus, the window CAGGATTAAAATAATAATTTTTAGAATCCATTGTGTAAAATAAAATAGATTCTTGGTTATTTACAAAGCGTTTTTTTGTATAACTTAAGCCGTCTTTTTTATACCAAGTGATGAAGTTTTGAAACACAGCTTTTTCTTGTAAGTAATGCAAAAATAATGCACAATGATAAGGGGTATTAAAGATATAAAAACTCCCGCTTTTTTTCATTTTAACTAGCATTAAATCTATCCATTTATAGCTAAATTCTAAAAATTCTTTTTCATCTTTAAAGCTATCCCAACTTGCTATTTTTAGATTATAAGGTGGGTCAATTATGGCTAAGTCAATGCTAGAATCTGCCAAAGATTCTAAAAAGCTAAAGCAATCTCGTATATAAATTTTATTGAGCATTTTCTTGCCCTTGTATTGCAAATAATCCAAGCTTTTCTTCAATCACGCTTTTGTAATGCGGATAAATCTCATAACCTATGAAATTCCGCCCTAGCTCCTTTGCCACTTTTAGCGTTGTCCCACTCCCAGCAAAAGGGTCTAGCACAATATCCCCTATAAAAGAGTAGAGTTTTTAATAAGGCGGTAAGGGATTGCCTCAGGCATAATAGCAGCGTGTTTGCCAAAGGCAGAATCTGCTTTATTTGGTATAGGTATATCCCAGATTTGCTTGGTAAATTGCACCCATTCTTTTTGAGTGAGTTTGCTTTGCTCTTTTAGCTCTTGTGGTGTGTTTTGCGGCTTGCCATCTTTGACATAGATAGTAATAAATTCGCTTGTATTTTGCGCGTAAAAATTGCGTGGGTAAGGGTAGCTACCAAACATCAATTTTTTAGTGGTATTGGTGCGATTCCATATATATAAATCAAGTAAAAAGAGAGAAGTAGATTCTAAAATGCTATGTTGTATATCGCTTTGTAAGTCAAAAATATGGCGATTATAATGCGTTCTCAAATCCTTTTTAAACATCGGCATTAAAGGCACATTGATGCACAGCTTGCCATTTGGCTTTAGCACCCGCTCACATTCACGCCATACTTTTAAAAGCTCTTTAATGTAGGTTTTGTAGTCTGTAAGACTACCTAAATCCCCCCCCCCCCGCAACTGCGGAGTGTTTTACATTTTGATAGCCATCTTTTGAGTAGTCTTTGATATTAAAATACGGCGGACTTGTGATGATTAAATCCACACTGCATTCACTCACTTCGCTCATATTTTGACTTGATTTATAAAAGATTGTATTCATATCAATTAAAAAC includes:
- a CDS encoding DNA-methyltransferase, with the translated sequence MLNKIYIRDCFSFLESLADSSIDLAIIDPPYNLKIASWDSFKDEKEFLEFSYKWIDLMLVKMKKSGSFYIFNTPYHCALFLHYLQEKAVFQNFITWYKKDGLSYTKKRFVNNQESILFYTMDSKNYYFNPESIRVPYESTSRIEHAKKNGILKNGKRWYPNENGKLCPDVWEITSQRHKQKVNGKTQKLHHPTIKPKEMIERMIKASSKKGDLVLDLFSGSGMTSLVARDLERNFIGCEESIEYVDSSLNIKEC